One Desulfuromonas thiophila genomic window carries:
- a CDS encoding menaquinone biosynthetic enzyme MqnA/MqnD family protein, which yields MNALRLGHIDYLNCVPFFHYLRSTGFLGAVERGVPAQLNARLAQGVLDASPSSCFEYARDPERYVLLPGHSISAFGPVQSVLFFSPRPLSALENQRLYLTGESATSVNLLRVLLHEFYGWRQIDTEVPRQPVEDLLAQGKAGLLIGDRALRARRQGGVGICYDLAQLWVEHTGLPFVFALWIVRRDLMTRQLAALQQLSGQLHQARQHAFADLTHLARQYASEHDWIAPAELENYWRAMSYDLAEDHLAGLELFFTLCQRHGLLPHQVPLRFVPAADSAAQFS from the coding sequence ATGAACGCTTTACGGCTCGGTCATATCGACTATCTCAACTGCGTTCCCTTTTTTCATTACCTGCGTTCGACCGGTTTTCTGGGGGCCGTTGAGCGGGGAGTGCCGGCACAACTGAATGCTCGCCTGGCTCAGGGAGTGCTTGATGCCAGTCCCTCGTCCTGTTTTGAATACGCTCGTGATCCTGAACGCTATGTCCTGTTGCCGGGTCATTCCATCAGTGCCTTTGGGCCGGTGCAGAGTGTCCTGTTTTTCTCGCCCCGGCCGTTGTCGGCGCTGGAGAATCAGCGGCTGTATCTGACGGGTGAGTCGGCCACCTCTGTCAATCTGCTGCGTGTACTGCTGCATGAATTCTATGGCTGGCGCCAGATCGATACCGAGGTGCCGCGTCAGCCTGTTGAGGATTTGCTGGCGCAGGGCAAGGCCGGACTGCTGATTGGTGATCGGGCCTTGCGGGCACGGCGGCAGGGTGGTGTCGGCATCTGTTACGATCTGGCGCAGCTTTGGGTCGAGCATACCGGGTTGCCCTTTGTGTTTGCTCTCTGGATTGTCCGGCGTGATCTGATGACCCGGCAGTTGGCGGCTCTGCAGCAACTTTCAGGGCAGCTGCACCAGGCACGCCAACACGCCTTTGCCGATCTGACGCACTTGGCTCGCCAGTATGCGTCAGAGCACGATTGGATAGCACCGGCAGAACTGGAAAACTATTGGCGAGCCATGTCCTACGATCTGGCCGAAGACCATCTGGCAGGACTGGAACTGTTTTTCACCCTGTGCCAGCGTCATGGATTGCTGCCCCATCAGGTCCCCTTGCGCTTCGTACCGGCGGCAGATAGCGCCGCGCAGTTTTCTTGA
- the accC gene encoding acetyl-CoA carboxylase biotin carboxylase subunit, with protein MIHKVVIANRGEIALRILRACKELGIKTVAVHSDVDSEALHVKLADQSVCIGPAPSSHSYLNMKAILSAAEVTDADAIHPGYGFLSENAEFAEICTNCGLTFIGPTAENMRLMGDKISARQTVTKAGVPILPGTKEAVTSVDEAICIAGEIGYPVIIKATAGGGGRGMKIVHSPASLPNAFAAARSEAQAGFGNPEVYIEKYCERPRHVEIQIMADKHGNVIHLGERDCSIQRRHQKLIEEAPCCVLTEDVRRKMGECAVAAARTVGYSSVGTIEFLLDADSNFYFMEMNTRVQVEHPVTEMVTGIDIIKEQILIAAGQPLRFKQEDIQIRGHAIECRINAEDPEKFTPSPGLINGYHTPGGLGVRVDSAVYDQYKVLPHYDSMIAKLIVHAETREEAIRRMDRALEEYIIEGIKTTIPFHQKIMNNKEFIEGQIDTGFLERIKLV; from the coding sequence ATGATTCATAAGGTCGTCATAGCCAACCGCGGAGAAATCGCCCTGCGCATTTTGCGCGCCTGCAAGGAACTGGGCATCAAGACCGTTGCGGTTCATTCGGATGTCGACAGCGAGGCGTTGCACGTCAAGCTGGCTGACCAGAGCGTCTGTATTGGTCCGGCCCCGAGCAGCCACAGCTATCTGAACATGAAGGCCATTCTCAGCGCTGCCGAGGTCACCGATGCCGACGCCATCCACCCAGGCTACGGTTTTTTGTCAGAAAATGCTGAATTTGCTGAAATCTGCACCAATTGTGGTCTGACCTTCATCGGCCCCACGGCGGAGAACATGCGCTTGATGGGTGATAAGATCAGTGCCCGCCAAACGGTTACCAAAGCCGGCGTGCCCATATTGCCGGGCACCAAAGAAGCAGTAACCTCCGTTGACGAGGCCATCTGCATCGCCGGGGAGATCGGCTATCCTGTGATCATCAAGGCCACCGCCGGTGGTGGTGGTCGTGGCATGAAGATCGTTCATTCGCCGGCTTCGCTGCCCAATGCCTTTGCCGCAGCACGCTCCGAGGCCCAGGCCGGGTTTGGCAATCCTGAGGTCTATATCGAAAAATATTGCGAGCGGCCACGTCATGTCGAAATTCAGATCATGGCCGACAAGCATGGTAATGTGATTCATCTGGGTGAACGTGACTGTTCGATTCAGCGCCGTCATCAGAAGCTGATCGAGGAGGCGCCCTGTTGTGTCCTGACTGAAGATGTGCGCCGCAAAATGGGCGAATGCGCCGTGGCGGCAGCCCGGACGGTTGGTTATTCCAGTGTTGGTACCATTGAGTTCCTGCTGGATGCGGACAGCAATTTCTACTTCATGGAAATGAATACCCGTGTGCAGGTTGAGCATCCTGTGACCGAAATGGTGACAGGCATTGATATCATCAAAGAACAGATTCTTATTGCTGCTGGCCAGCCTCTGCGTTTCAAACAGGAAGATATCCAGATTCGTGGCCACGCCATCGAGTGTCGCATTAACGCAGAAGATCCGGAAAAATTCACACCTTCTCCCGGCCTGATCAACGGTTATCATACGCCCGGTGGTTTGGGTGTGCGGGTCGACAGTGCGGTGTACGATCAGTATAAAGTCCTGCCGCACTATGATTCGATGATTGCCAAGCTGATTGTGCATGCCGAGACCCGTGAGGAAGCTATTCGGCGGATGGATCGCGCGTTGGAGGAATACATCATCGAGGGCATCAAGACGACCATTCCTTTTCATCAGAAGATTATGAACAACAAGGAATTTATTGAGGGCCAGATCGACACCGGTTTTCTTGAGCGGATAAAACTGGTTTAA
- the accB gene encoding acetyl-CoA carboxylase biotin carboxyl carrier protein, giving the protein MEMKDIKTLIKLVTESDITEFELEQDEERIFIKRGSQEVIQVAASAYAPMPQPVASPVVAPLAPTAPAAAVADGYERIPSPIVGTFYAAPSPESPPYVKVGDVVEAGQTLCIVEAMKLMNEIEAEFKCKVVEIVKANAEPVEYGDVLFVVEKI; this is encoded by the coding sequence ATGGAAATGAAGGATATCAAGACATTGATCAAGCTGGTGACGGAAAGCGATATCACCGAGTTTGAATTGGAACAGGACGAAGAGCGTATTTTTATCAAGCGTGGCAGCCAAGAGGTCATACAGGTCGCGGCATCGGCGTATGCTCCCATGCCTCAGCCCGTGGCGTCACCGGTAGTGGCTCCGCTTGCGCCAACTGCTCCTGCCGCAGCTGTAGCGGATGGTTATGAACGGATTCCCTCACCTATTGTTGGCACTTTTTATGCTGCGCCCTCACCCGAGTCTCCCCCCTATGTCAAGGTGGGTGATGTGGTGGAAGCGGGCCAAACCCTCTGTATTGTTGAAGCCATGAAGCTGATGAACGAGATAGAGGCAGAATTCAAATGCAAGGTTGTCGAAATCGTCAAGGCCAATGCCGAGCCGGTCGAGTATGGTGACGTGCTGTTTGTGGTGGAAAAAATCTGA
- a CDS encoding M24 family metallopeptidase: MLALRIDRLRSHLNHAGLDAVVLLNPLHLRYYAGFTGSDGVLVVGLTQTFFLTDSRYTTQAREQVRADAQQTYRQKPQGVRKALNELGANAVGCEGDYVTLTQFDQLQKACPAVRWQVLDDLAHLRQVKDASEVAFLEQAARINAEAFTAVQNQIRPGLREVDLAVALEHAMRCGGGEDRAFDLIVASGVRGACPHGVASTKALASGELLTIDFGTRVQGYHSDETLTLALGPVPDVLRRLHDIVLQAHDLALAVLTPGIPAREVDRVAREYIASQGYGACFGHGLGHGVGLAIHEGPTLSPHSEVLLTEGMVFTIEPGIYVPELGGVRIEDTVVLTSDGYRLLTRLPKTFCQLDVVAYHRR, encoded by the coding sequence ATGTTAGCTTTGCGCATTGACCGCCTGCGCAGCCATCTCAATCACGCTGGCCTGGATGCTGTCGTGCTGCTCAATCCGCTGCATTTGCGCTACTATGCCGGTTTTACCGGTTCTGATGGGGTTTTGGTCGTCGGCTTGACACAGACGTTTTTTTTGACCGATTCGCGCTATACCACCCAGGCGCGTGAACAGGTGCGTGCCGATGCACAACAGACCTATCGCCAGAAGCCCCAAGGGGTGCGCAAAGCCCTGAATGAACTCGGGGCCAATGCGGTTGGCTGCGAAGGGGACTATGTCACTCTGACGCAGTTCGATCAGTTGCAGAAAGCCTGTCCTGCGGTTCGCTGGCAGGTGCTGGATGATCTGGCCCACCTGCGACAAGTCAAGGATGCCTCCGAGGTTGCGTTTCTGGAACAGGCGGCCCGGATCAACGCCGAAGCCTTTACGGCGGTACAGAACCAGATTCGCCCCGGACTGCGGGAGGTCGATCTGGCCGTGGCACTGGAACATGCCATGCGCTGTGGTGGTGGCGAAGATCGCGCCTTTGATCTGATCGTGGCCTCCGGGGTGCGCGGGGCTTGTCCACATGGTGTGGCCTCGACCAAGGCGTTGGCCAGTGGAGAATTGCTGACCATCGATTTTGGTACCCGCGTGCAGGGCTACCATTCCGACGAAACCCTGACGCTGGCGCTTGGGCCGGTGCCGGACGTGTTGCGCAGATTGCATGACATCGTACTGCAGGCCCATGATCTGGCCTTGGCGGTATTGACGCCTGGAATACCGGCCCGTGAGGTTGATCGTGTGGCGCGTGAATATATTGCCAGCCAGGGCTATGGTGCCTGTTTTGGCCACGGTCTGGGGCACGGTGTGGGGCTGGCGATTCATGAAGGTCCGACCCTGTCGCCGCATTCCGAGGTGTTGCTGACTGAAGGGATGGTGTTTACCATCGAACCAGGGATTTATGTGCCCGAACTCGGCGGTGTTCGTATTGAGGATACCGTTGTACTGACAAGCGATGGCTATCGCTTGTTGACGCGCTTGCCCAAGACGTTCTGTCAGTTGGATGTTGTCGCATACCACAGGAGATGA
- the aroQ gene encoding type II 3-dehydroquinate dehydratase — MEIHVLHGPNLNLLGRREPGIYGQLSLEQINQRLLQRAAILDVHLTIFQSNHEGALVDCIHQASDVGCGGLLINPAAYTHTSVALRDAISAVALPCVEVHLSNIHAREAFRQHSHLAPVCLGQICGFGADSYLLGLEALVAHLRKN, encoded by the coding sequence ATAGAAATTCATGTTCTGCATGGCCCCAATCTTAACCTGCTTGGTCGGCGCGAGCCGGGTATCTATGGTCAGCTTTCTCTGGAGCAGATTAATCAACGGTTGCTACAACGTGCCGCTATCTTGGATGTGCATCTGACAATCTTTCAATCGAACCATGAGGGTGCCCTGGTCGATTGCATTCATCAGGCCAGTGACGTCGGTTGTGGCGGATTGCTCATTAACCCGGCAGCCTATACCCATACCAGTGTCGCCCTGCGCGACGCCATCAGCGCCGTTGCGCTGCCCTGTGTCGAGGTTCATCTGTCCAATATTCATGCGCGCGAGGCGTTCCGTCAGCATTCCCATCTGGCACCTGTCTGTCTGGGGCAGATCTGCGGCTTCGGTGCCGATAGTTATCTGCTTGGCCTGGAAGCCTTGGTTGCCCATCTGCGGAAAAATTAA
- a CDS encoding roadblock/LC7 domain-containing protein, with protein MFRQILARVQEEAEGVDAAVVLGYDGIAVEQVGTLASDEQTQLLFVELARLLREMRQTAELLEVGAVQEVSLTCTERQFLFLPLSGEYFALLLLSSAACSGKARYLLKREALALRQALQ; from the coding sequence ATGTTTAGGCAAATACTTGCCCGCGTGCAGGAAGAGGCTGAAGGCGTTGATGCCGCTGTGGTTCTTGGTTACGATGGCATCGCTGTTGAACAGGTCGGTACGCTGGCCTCGGATGAGCAGACTCAGCTTCTTTTTGTCGAGTTGGCCCGTCTTCTGCGCGAGATGCGCCAAACAGCCGAACTGCTGGAGGTTGGTGCTGTGCAGGAGGTCAGTCTGACCTGTACAGAGCGTCAGTTTCTGTTTTTGCCACTGAGCGGCGAGTATTTTGCTTTGCTCCTGCTTTCATCTGCTGCCTGCAGCGGTAAGGCGCGTTATTTGCTCAAACGTGAAGCCTTGGCATTGCGCCAGGCGCTCCAGTAG
- a CDS encoding tetratricopeptide repeat protein → MADALTRLRHYQQVFQQDPTSLDFIPLARCYLQQGLTDAANDLLRRGLQQHPNQREALLLLGQVLLQRDEPDEARTLFEQVLSRVPDCAEAMLGLARLDGALGHLQRAQRALQQAQALLGSTHPEVVAVRGLLQQATAFSDPVMEQSPFVNATLVDLYLRQGLTEKAEAALSLLIQQQPDNPRWRDQLSQLQGHQVGDGFEQPVSVSDNPSGYVAALTAWLKAIERRRRHV, encoded by the coding sequence ATGGCTGATGCCTTGACCCGCTTGCGGCACTATCAGCAGGTTTTTCAGCAGGATCCGACGTCGCTGGATTTCATTCCTCTAGCCCGCTGCTATCTGCAACAGGGCCTGACGGATGCCGCCAATGATCTGTTGCGGCGTGGCTTGCAGCAGCACCCGAATCAGCGCGAGGCGCTGTTGCTGCTTGGGCAGGTGCTGTTGCAGCGCGATGAACCCGATGAGGCGCGCACCCTTTTTGAACAGGTGCTTAGCCGTGTGCCGGATTGTGCTGAAGCCATGCTGGGACTGGCCCGGCTTGATGGTGCGCTGGGACATTTGCAACGGGCTCAGCGTGCACTGCAGCAGGCGCAGGCTCTGCTGGGCAGTACCCATCCTGAGGTCGTTGCTGTGCGTGGTCTGCTGCAGCAAGCAACAGCTTTTTCTGATCCGGTGATGGAGCAAAGTCCTTTTGTTAATGCCACACTGGTTGATCTGTATCTGCGGCAGGGACTGACGGAAAAGGCTGAAGCGGCCTTGAGTTTGTTGATACAGCAACAGCCTGACAACCCCCGCTGGCGAGATCAGCTTAGTCAATTGCAAGGGCATCAGGTGGGTGACGGGTTCGAACAACCGGTTTCGGTGAGCGACAACCCGTCGGGTTATGTTGCGGCACTGACCGCCTGGCTCAAGGCCATAGAGCGAAGGAGGAGACATGTTTAG
- the aroB gene encoding 3-dehydroquinate synthase: MESLTVGLGARSYAIHVGADLLTALPDWLKALQLPRRVMLVSNQVVAPLYLSTVECCLAAADFQVLSVILPDGEASKNAASLEQIYTSLIRSHCDRQTLLVALGGGVVGDITGFAAATYLRGVPFVQLPTSLLAQVDSSVGGKTAINHPLGKNLIGAFYQPRLVLIDVKTLQTLPARELSAGLAEVIKYGVIADANFFHWLELHSANLRRLEQEFLIEAVLRCCRIKAAVVAEDETEQGQRALLNYGHTFGHAIEQLCGYGQVLHGEAVAMGMLVAARIAERQQLCRMEDVQRIRELIAACGLPLQPPSLSLEACLEVMLRDKKVTAGRLRMVLNEGIGSAKLVEIADPGEVFAVALAPELLHG, encoded by the coding sequence ATGGAATCATTAACGGTTGGGCTGGGTGCGCGCAGCTACGCCATTCATGTCGGAGCGGATCTGCTCACAGCATTGCCTGACTGGCTGAAGGCTCTGCAGCTGCCACGTCGCGTTATGCTGGTCAGTAATCAGGTAGTGGCGCCGTTGTACCTCTCAACTGTTGAGTGCTGTTTGGCGGCAGCGGATTTTCAGGTTTTGTCGGTGATTCTGCCGGATGGCGAGGCCAGCAAAAACGCCGCCAGTCTTGAACAAATCTATACCTCTCTGATCAGGTCGCATTGTGACCGTCAAACGTTGTTGGTAGCTCTTGGAGGTGGGGTGGTTGGTGATATCACTGGTTTTGCCGCAGCAACCTATTTGCGTGGCGTTCCTTTTGTGCAGCTACCTACCAGCCTTCTGGCACAGGTGGACAGTTCGGTGGGGGGGAAGACGGCTATTAATCACCCCCTGGGAAAAAATCTTATCGGAGCCTTTTACCAGCCCCGCCTGGTCTTGATTGATGTCAAGACATTGCAAACCTTGCCGGCGCGTGAACTTTCCGCTGGACTGGCAGAGGTCATCAAGTATGGGGTGATTGCCGATGCGAATTTTTTTCATTGGCTCGAATTACACAGCGCCAATCTGCGCCGTTTGGAGCAGGAATTTCTGATTGAGGCTGTTTTGCGTTGCTGCCGAATCAAGGCAGCGGTGGTGGCGGAGGATGAAACGGAGCAGGGACAACGGGCACTGCTCAACTATGGTCATACCTTTGGTCATGCCATCGAACAGCTGTGTGGCTATGGGCAGGTGTTGCATGGCGAAGCGGTCGCCATGGGAATGCTGGTGGCGGCACGGATTGCCGAGCGTCAGCAGCTGTGCCGGATGGAGGACGTTCAGCGCATTCGGGAACTGATAGCGGCCTGTGGATTGCCTCTGCAGCCACCGTCGCTGTCTCTTGAAGCCTGTCTTGAGGTTATGTTGCGGGATAAAAAGGTGACAGCCGGTCGGCTCCGGATGGTGTTGAACGAAGGGATCGGTAGCGCCAAACTGGTAGAAATAGCCGATCCTGGAGAGGTTTTTGCCGTGGCCTTGGCGCCGGAGCTATTGCATGGCTGA
- a CDS encoding shikimate kinase: MGTLFLIGFMGVGKSTVGRLLARRLKRSFIDLDEQIIVRAGQTIPQIFAAVGEPGFRVLETEVLSDNAACRSAVVATGGGIVGRPENWQLMRSAGTIVYLHADWPTLQQRLVDLSQRPLAQDGANAQLQALWRQRLPLYRQADFVIDTQNLTAVQVVETLIKRLEADPHLIREESVPDCV; the protein is encoded by the coding sequence ATGGGCACATTGTTCCTGATCGGCTTTATGGGGGTTGGCAAGTCGACAGTCGGTCGGTTGCTAGCCCGTCGGCTAAAAAGATCGTTTATTGATCTGGACGAACAGATTATTGTCCGGGCGGGGCAGACAATTCCGCAGATCTTTGCTGCTGTTGGCGAACCGGGATTTCGTGTTTTGGAAACTGAGGTGCTGAGCGATAACGCCGCTTGTCGATCCGCAGTGGTGGCCACTGGTGGCGGTATTGTCGGACGACCGGAAAACTGGCAATTGATGCGCAGTGCTGGGACCATTGTTTATTTGCACGCCGACTGGCCGACACTTCAACAACGTCTTGTCGACCTGTCCCAACGGCCCCTGGCCCAGGATGGTGCCAATGCACAGCTGCAGGCTTTGTGGCGGCAACGTTTGCCCTTGTATCGTCAGGCTGATTTTGTTATCGATACGCAGAATTTAACGGCAGTGCAGGTAGTCGAAACGCTGATTAAACGCCTGGAGGCTGATCCGCATTTGATTCGAGAGGAGTCTGTTCCGGATTGCGTTTAG
- the pilQ gene encoding type IV pilus secretin family protein, with amino-acid sequence MGVRTVMRKMGLSRRLSGVLAGMLSVAMMAGVVMAASGRIDSVQVGVQSVSLLVSGAGVTFSTQTLGAPARLVVDVEGALPTFTQRQFAIDGGFSAVRVGLYPNKTRFVFDARGTLPAARVFQEGGEIVVDWADGAKGVVPAPGTPATVTQVDFGSGQGMSQLLVTLEGNAELIPPRRDGDRILFGVRPAVISRSLRRVIDASAFPSAVRQIVPYGSQPGQQRNVMFAAELKGPVEYSVALEGNQLVFRTQDGPFAEVVTADEQRPVVVPTIPGSTGAGLDAVFDSLSEPATRVPSIAGVIGAQEEPEKVYTGEPVSMTFSDAELRDVMAILHEISGKNFILDEGVSGSLTLSLQDVPWDQALDTILELKNLKMIQKGNIVHIMTEKQHFSRETEKLKARQDIKRYEETRTEIFSVSYKDTDTLEDVIDDILSDQGEVKVIEGSKKIMVNDIPSKLAEVRDLLRVLDEPVPQVMIEARIVEMRETEGMDLGVNWGFSYNNDVKTKDINNSYTLTDSAGNKYEFSKVRTDGIETVTTSQTDSAGNKNSSTDTSLIGIGTNTLNDMAMGLGGAFLLPTTLGTSGLGGVLNFGRVGLDSTIINLRLSALEASGKAKVISSPKIMTLDGEAAKIEQGTAIPYQSVSDQGTTTEFEDATLSLEVTPEVNPDDTVILQIKASNSTIGSTVATGAGSAPSIDTKEAETKLLLKDGETTVIGGIYVEAEYNNNTGTPYLKDIPFLGRLFESNSDSRERNELLIFITPHIVK; translated from the coding sequence ATGGGCGTACGGACGGTTATGCGTAAAATGGGATTGTCACGGAGGCTGTCTGGCGTCCTGGCAGGAATGCTTTCGGTGGCCATGATGGCTGGTGTCGTCATGGCAGCCAGTGGCCGCATTGATTCGGTGCAGGTGGGGGTGCAATCGGTATCCCTGCTGGTCAGTGGTGCCGGCGTCACATTCAGTACCCAGACCCTTGGCGCGCCGGCGCGGCTGGTGGTGGATGTCGAGGGGGCATTGCCGACATTTACCCAGCGCCAGTTTGCTATTGATGGGGGATTTTCGGCAGTGCGGGTCGGGTTGTATCCCAACAAGACCCGTTTTGTTTTTGATGCTCGTGGCACTCTGCCGGCCGCGCGGGTGTTTCAGGAGGGTGGCGAAATTGTTGTCGATTGGGCCGATGGCGCAAAAGGAGTCGTTCCTGCTCCGGGAACGCCGGCAACGGTTACTCAGGTTGACTTTGGCAGCGGACAGGGGATGTCTCAGTTGCTGGTGACTCTTGAAGGCAATGCAGAACTGATCCCGCCGCGTCGCGATGGAGACCGGATTCTTTTTGGTGTGCGGCCGGCGGTTATTTCCCGTAGCTTGCGGCGAGTGATTGATGCTTCGGCATTTCCCAGTGCGGTGCGACAGATCGTACCCTATGGCAGCCAGCCTGGCCAGCAGCGCAATGTCATGTTCGCGGCCGAACTCAAGGGTCCGGTCGAATACAGCGTGGCGCTGGAAGGAAATCAGCTGGTGTTCAGAACCCAGGATGGTCCTTTTGCCGAAGTAGTTACGGCCGATGAACAGCGACCAGTGGTTGTGCCAACGATCCCCGGTTCTACAGGCGCTGGTCTTGATGCTGTCTTCGATTCTTTGAGTGAGCCAGCTACTCGCGTTCCATCTATCGCTGGTGTGATCGGAGCCCAGGAGGAGCCGGAAAAGGTTTATACTGGAGAACCGGTTTCCATGACATTTTCCGATGCCGAGTTGCGTGATGTCATGGCAATTCTGCATGAAATCAGCGGCAAGAATTTTATTCTTGATGAGGGTGTTAGCGGTAGCCTGACCCTGTCGTTGCAGGATGTGCCTTGGGACCAGGCTTTGGATACGATTCTTGAACTGAAAAACCTGAAGATGATCCAGAAAGGCAACATTGTCCACATTATGACGGAGAAGCAGCATTTCTCAAGGGAAACTGAAAAGCTTAAGGCGCGGCAGGATATCAAGAGGTACGAAGAAACGCGGACCGAGATTTTCTCCGTTTCCTATAAGGATACGGATACCCTCGAAGATGTGATTGATGACATCCTGTCTGATCAGGGCGAGGTCAAGGTTATCGAAGGCAGTAAAAAAATCATGGTCAACGACATTCCGTCCAAGCTGGCTGAGGTGCGTGATCTGCTCAGAGTTCTTGATGAGCCTGTTCCGCAGGTTATGATCGAAGCGCGGATTGTTGAAATGCGCGAAACCGAAGGCATGGATCTGGGGGTAAACTGGGGTTTTAGTTATAATAATGATGTCAAGACGAAAGACATTAATAATTCATATACGCTAACCGACAGTGCGGGTAATAAATATGAATTTAGCAAGGTGCGAACAGATGGCATTGAAACCGTGACGACAAGCCAGACGGATAGCGCTGGCAACAAAAACAGTTCGACAGATACCAGCCTGATAGGTATCGGTACTAATACCCTCAACGATATGGCCATGGGCTTGGGCGGCGCCTTTCTGCTGCCGACCACTCTGGGCACCTCAGGCCTTGGCGGTGTACTGAATTTTGGCCGTGTCGGGCTCGATTCGACCATTATCAATTTGCGCTTGTCGGCCTTGGAGGCATCGGGCAAGGCAAAGGTGATTTCTTCACCCAAGATCATGACCCTTGATGGTGAAGCTGCCAAAATCGAACAGGGCACCGCGATTCCCTACCAGTCTGTCAGTGATCAGGGAACAACTACGGAATTTGAGGATGCAACCCTGTCTTTGGAGGTGACACCTGAGGTCAATCCCGATGATACGGTAATACTGCAAATCAAGGCGTCGAACAGTACTATCGGTTCAACGGTGGCGACTGGAGCTGGTAGTGCACCCTCTATTGACACGAAAGAGGCTGAAACTAAACTTCTTCTTAAGGATGGTGAAACCACAGTTATCGGTGGCATTTATGTGGAAGCCGAATATAACAACAATACTGGAACACCCTATTTGAAAGATATCCCTTTTCTGGGAAGGTTGTTTGAATCAAATAGTGATAGCCGTGAACGTAACGAGCTTTTGATTTTTATTACACCACATATTGTCAAATAA
- a CDS encoding pilus assembly protein PilP: MTARLILLFIVLLVLLTACQDAPPQPARPVQTRTRAVAQKPPARPEPQMEKTPETQPPEFSYQARDRRDPFVSLLTIREPEEDSDEPLTPLQNFGLKELRLIAVILGKGEARAMVLAPDKKAYTLTKGVKVGRNKGEVTAIQDEEVIIEERFRDFSGATRTEVKRITLPQREGV; encoded by the coding sequence ATGACAGCGCGGCTGATCCTTCTTTTTATTGTGCTGTTGGTGTTGCTGACGGCCTGCCAGGATGCTCCTCCGCAGCCGGCCCGTCCGGTTCAAACACGCACCAGGGCTGTGGCTCAGAAACCGCCGGCGCGACCCGAACCTCAGATGGAAAAAACGCCGGAAACGCAGCCGCCCGAGTTCAGCTATCAGGCGCGTGACAGACGCGATCCCTTTGTTTCGTTGCTGACCATCCGTGAGCCGGAGGAGGATAGTGACGAGCCCCTGACGCCGCTGCAGAATTTTGGCCTTAAGGAACTGCGATTGATAGCCGTAATCCTGGGTAAGGGAGAAGCGCGTGCGATGGTGCTGGCGCCTGACAAGAAGGCCTACACTCTGACAAAGGGCGTCAAGGTTGGTCGTAACAAGGGTGAGGTGACCGCCATCCAGGACGAGGAAGTGATAATCGAAGAGCGTTTTCGTGATTTCTCCGGTGCCACACGGACAGAAGTGAAGCGGATTACGCTGCCGCAGAGGGAAGGGGTGTAA
- a CDS encoding type 4a pilus biogenesis protein PilO, translating to MNPKMEKLFKLPLYQRFLLLFVVLGLLVAAFVYFLYNPAREELVKRQAELDRLQVQLQEKQRIANNLPRFKAEYEQMQKQLELALNELPNQKEIPSLLKSIAGLARDNGLEVLLFKPEKEAVKQFYAEVPVSLALRGTYHQMAFFCQAVSRLARIVNVVDIKLTKPQMVDGETLLSINCRAVTYRFVEAATPSPGDKKKGKKK from the coding sequence ATGAATCCGAAGATGGAAAAATTGTTCAAGCTGCCTCTCTACCAGCGTTTTCTCCTGTTGTTTGTTGTTTTAGGACTGCTGGTGGCCGCTTTTGTTTACTTTTTATATAACCCAGCTCGCGAAGAACTGGTCAAACGTCAGGCTGAACTCGACCGTCTGCAGGTGCAGTTGCAGGAAAAACAGCGCATTGCCAACAATCTGCCGCGCTTTAAGGCGGAATATGAGCAAATGCAGAAGCAACTGGAGTTGGCACTTAATGAACTTCCCAATCAGAAGGAAATCCCCTCGTTGCTTAAAAGCATTGCCGGTCTGGCACGTGATAATGGACTGGAGGTGCTGTTGTTCAAGCCTGAAAAGGAAGCAGTAAAGCAGTTTTATGCCGAGGTGCCGGTCAGTCTGGCTTTGCGGGGAACATACCATCAGATGGCGTTTTTTTGTCAGGCAGTCAGCCGCCTGGCCCGTATCGTGAATGTGGTGGATATCAAGCTCACCAAGCCACAAATGGTGGACGGCGAGACGTTGCTCTCAATTAACTGCCGGGCGGTGACCTATCGGTTTGTTGAGGCTGCAACGCCTTCACCGGGGGATAAAAAGAAAGGGAAGAAAAAATGA